The following proteins are co-located in the Micromonospora coriariae genome:
- a CDS encoding SixA phosphatase family protein has translation MTDAHPETRTLVLLRHAKAEQGGEGTDDAHRPLCARGHADAAAAGAWLAHHGLLPDVVICSTALRTRQTWHGVAMGMTGSPPEGGPAGPRPTVRYEPGAYDAHPEELLALVRTIDAAARTALLIAHNPGISLLSAFLDPEGADAEGLRTTELAVHRGTLSWTELAAARAPITARHVARG, from the coding sequence ATGACGGACGCCCATCCCGAGACACGGACTCTGGTGCTGCTCCGGCACGCGAAGGCCGAGCAGGGCGGCGAAGGGACGGACGACGCCCACCGGCCGCTCTGTGCGCGGGGGCACGCCGACGCGGCGGCGGCCGGTGCCTGGCTCGCCCACCACGGGCTGCTGCCCGACGTGGTGATCTGCTCGACGGCGTTACGCACCCGGCAGACCTGGCACGGGGTGGCGATGGGGATGACCGGTTCGCCACCGGAGGGCGGCCCAGCCGGTCCCCGCCCGACCGTCCGCTACGAGCCCGGCGCGTACGACGCCCATCCGGAGGAGTTGTTGGCGCTGGTCCGCACCATCGACGCGGCAGCACGGACGGCGTTGCTGATCGCCCACAATCCGGGCATCTCGCTGCTCTCCGCGTTTCTCGATCCGGAGGGGGCGGACGCGGAGGGGTTGCGGACCACCGAACTGGCGGTGCACCGAGGCACGCTGAGCTGGACGGAGCTGGCTGCGGCTCGGGCGCCGATCACCGCACGGCACGTCGCACGCGGCTGA
- a CDS encoding DUF6458 family protein, with product MGIGGSIFLIALGAIFAFAVEADLGWLNLAVVGWVLMLAGVAGLLVTLYFWNSRRRTVVAAPVREDRVVADRVVPVQDDRVMREYREVRRPGRPV from the coding sequence ATGGGCATTGGTGGCAGCATCTTCCTGATCGCATTGGGCGCGATCTTCGCATTCGCCGTGGAGGCCGACCTGGGCTGGCTCAACCTGGCCGTGGTTGGCTGGGTGCTGATGCTGGCCGGCGTCGCCGGCCTGCTCGTCACCCTCTACTTCTGGAACAGCCGCCGCCGCACGGTGGTCGCCGCGCCGGTTCGCGAGGACCGCGTCGTGGCGGACCGTGTGGTGCCGGTCCAGGATGACCGGGTCATGCGGGAGTACCGCGAGGTGCGCCGGCCGGGCCGGCCGGTCTGA